CGCCGAGGGGGAGATGAACAACCCAAGTTTACTGCATATCAGAGGTGAAAGAGTGGAAGACACCGGCAGGATTGACCATGGGAGGTGGATCTTCGACTACGGTGATCTGGAGGGCGACCGGCAGCAGGTGCTGACGGTCACAGTCCTCCCCGATGGATCGTTTGGCACCCGTTGGTATAATTGGTATGGATATTGGAACAAACTCCCCGTTTACCGCAACGCGGAAGATTGGGTGGACGCCGCCGACGAGGCCATCGACACCACTGGCGGTGTGGCTTACGACTACCGCGTGTTGGAGGTGGGCTCCGACGGCGACGATGATTACAGCGAGAGCGAGAACCTCTGCCTCGTCGCATACTTTACGGAAGAGGGCTATCTCATGGCCCAGGTGACCCTTGACGCCGACACCGACGAGGTTCTCGACCTGATAATCTTCAAATAGGCGCCGGAACAGAACTGCCGATCCGTTTCTCCAGCGGGGACACCTTTCCCGCCGACTGCGCCTCCTCGACTGCTTTTCCGACTCCGAGCCCCCTGAATAGCCCCCGGATTTCCATCCCTAACCCTACAAAAGGTTGGGTCCACCGGACCATAATCCCGGAGCCAAGCATGGACAGGAAAACCGAGTGGAGCGAGCTATGCCCCCGGCAAAAGGTCATCATCATGGGGGCCGCGGGGCGCGACTTTCACAACTTCAACACCTTCTTCAGAAAAAACCCCGCCTACGAGGTCGTGGCCTTCACCGCCACCCAGATTCCCGACATCGAGGGCCGCCGATACCCGCCCGAGCTCTCGGGTGAGCTTTACCCCAAAGGCATCCCCATCCACGAGGAACAGGCGCTGCCCCGCCTGATCAAAGACCTGGGCGTGGACTTCGTCGTCTTCGCCTACTCGGACGTTTCGTATGAATACGTCATGCACCGGGTCAGCCTGGTCAACGCCGTCGGGGCCAGCTTCATGCTCCTGGGCGGCTCCGCGGTGACCCTGGAGAGCACAAAGCCGGTCATCGCCGTCTGCGCGGTGCGGACCGGGTGCGGCAAGAGCCAGACCAGCCGCCGAATAATAGACATCCTCCAGGCCGCCGGGAAGAAGGTCGTCGCCGTCCGCCACCCCATGCCTTACGGCGACCTGGCGAAGCAGCGGGTGCAGCGCTACGCCGAGCTCTCCGACCTTGAGGATCACGACTGCACCATCGAGGAGATGGAGGAGTACGAGCCGCACATCGCCGCGGGCAACCTCATCTACGCCGGCGTGGACTACGAGGCGATTCTGCGCGAGGCGGAGAAGGAAGCCGACATCATCATCTGGGACGGCGGGAACAACGACACCTCCTTCTACCGGGCCGACCTGACCGTGGTGGTGACGGACCCCTTCCGGGCGGGGAACGAGCTATCGTATTACCCCGGCGAGACCAACCTGCGCCTGGCCGACGTCATCGTCATCAACAAGTTGGGGGCCGTGCCCCCGGAGA
Above is a window of bacterium DNA encoding:
- a CDS encoding cyclic 2,3-diphosphoglycerate synthase, with product MDRKTEWSELCPRQKVIIMGAAGRDFHNFNTFFRKNPAYEVVAFTATQIPDIEGRRYPPELSGELYPKGIPIHEEQALPRLIKDLGVDFVVFAYSDVSYEYVMHRVSLVNAVGASFMLLGGSAVTLESTKPVIAVCAVRTGCGKSQTSRRIIDILQAAGKKVVAVRHPMPYGDLAKQRVQRYAELSDLEDHDCTIEEMEEYEPHIAAGNLIYAGVDYEAILREAEKEADIIIWDGGNNDTSFYRADLTVVVTDPFRAGNELSYYPGETNLRLADVIVINKLGAVPPEKLALLRENIRATNPTAVVVEAASPIFVDDPAVITGKRVLVIEDGPTLTHGGMKFGAGTAAAERFGAAEFVDPRRWAVGSIAETFEKYPGIGVLLPAMGYGPAQVKDLEATIKGMVKDKAIDSVIVGTPINLKRLIEIGCPATRVSYELQEIGRPTLEDVLRDRALI